The Bernardetia litoralis DSM 6794 genome includes a window with the following:
- a CDS encoding FKBP-type peptidyl-prolyl cis-trans isomerase, with amino-acid sequence MSNSAKKDDLVQVHYTGKFEDGNVFDSSRERKEPIEFQVGAGQMIKGFDAAVEGMNVGESKTITLAPTEAYGESNPENIVSFPKDKLPPEMNPKVGDQLALQGQNGEQIPVVVLEANEEGVVLDANHPMAGKTLVFDLELVGIKEN; translated from the coding sequence ATGTCAAACAGCGCAAAAAAAGACGATTTAGTACAGGTACATTATACAGGTAAATTTGAAGACGGAAATGTTTTTGATTCTTCAAGAGAGAGAAAAGAGCCTATCGAATTTCAAGTAGGAGCAGGACAAATGATAAAAGGTTTTGATGCAGCAGTAGAAGGAATGAATGTTGGCGAGTCAAAAACAATCACTTTAGCACCAACTGAAGCGTATGGAGAATCAAATCCAGAAAATATTGTTTCTTTTCCTAAAGATAAACTGCCACCAGAAATGAATCCAAAAGTAGGCGATCAGCTTGCACTTCAAGGACAAAATGGTGAGCAAATCCCTGTTGTAGTACTTGAAGCAAACGAAGAAGGAGTTGTTTTAGATGCAAACCACCCAATGGCTGGCAAAACTTTAGTTTTTGATTTAGAACTTGTTGGAATCAAAGAGAATTAA
- a CDS encoding DUF1573 domain-containing protein, translating to MKKIFFASLLGAFTFLSSQAIQAQTTTETTKEKTIFTKKADDRQAQLTFTNREHDFGEVEEGKIVEYVFTFKNTGDYPLMLQDIRTTCGCTAPEWTKEPIAPDEEGKIIVRFNSAHKAGQQRKVITVISNASNSSEALVMFGTVLPSGSGE from the coding sequence ATGAAAAAAATATTTTTTGCATCACTTTTGGGAGCTTTTACTTTTTTGTCTAGCCAAGCTATTCAAGCCCAAACAACTACCGAAACAACAAAAGAAAAAACAATTTTTACTAAAAAGGCAGATGACCGTCAAGCACAACTTACTTTTACAAACCGTGAACATGATTTTGGAGAAGTAGAAGAAGGCAAAATAGTTGAATATGTCTTTACATTCAAAAATACGGGAGATTATCCATTAATGCTGCAAGACATCAGAACTACTTGTGGCTGTACTGCGCCTGAATGGACAAAAGAACCCATTGCACCTGATGAAGAAGGAAAAATAATTGTTCGTTTTAACTCAGCTCACAAAGCAGGACAACAACGAAAAGTAATTACTGTTATTTCAAATGCTTCAAATTCTTCAGAGGCATTGGTTATGTTCGGAACTGTATTGCCAAGTGGAAGTGGAGAATAA
- a CDS encoding PD-(D/E)XK nuclease domain-containing protein has protein sequence MFEQYKESYYHTVTCLTFELLGFYIDAEVNTSRGRFDAVVKSEKAIFIFEFKVKKTPQIALDQIKEKKYADKYLTKKENDKIIFGSLTIFAPYFLTKNYLVF, from the coding sequence ATTTTTGAGCAATACAAAGAAAGTTATTATCATACTGTAACTTGCCTAACTTTTGAACTTTTAGGTTTTTATATTGATGCAGAAGTAAATACTTCAAGAGGAAGATTTGATGCTGTCGTAAAATCAGAAAAAGCTATCTTTATTTTTGAGTTTAAAGTAAAAAAAACGCCACAAATTGCATTAGACCAAATCAAAGAAAAAAAATATGCAGATAAATATTTAACTAAAAAAGAAAATGACAAAATCATTTTTGGTTCTCTGACAATTTTTGCACCTTACTTTCTTACTAAAAATTATCTTGTATTTTAG
- a CDS encoding amidase has product MKSYNFIRPIDTKEFSDATSLLKDFENRKTTPLDVVEKSLRNIADNHEKINAMIQLFAEESLQEAKKITEKESTKKRGKLEGIPISLKEPIGVKGQEVTGGSIRMPAKIAENDALIVQKLKKEGAIIIARTNTPEFSFGHETRNPRFGVTNNPYLKNYIPGGSSGGESALIASGGSVIGIGTDVGGSIRYPAHCCGLVGFKPSGKAVSKTGIFPFIEKEDFFLNDWLAVGPITHSVRDAKLVYEVIADKPPTDSSDLSNAELIISTDFDAEIKNETITEVLIKAKQSLLNDGLKPRNIEIKNIGKIQWNFGKMMIKAMKLGLKDWLKNNKNIGISVFVESLRRVIGEKTVSGEIYSVLLASKFLEPSDKELDNKKEKEELYKKIGKQGVLLLPTSGDIALKHNQTMQIDMSPLVPNIFSPMIFTNVMDLPSITIPAWKYRDKKTGLPTSVMLCCLPNSENLLFETASKLEQVLN; this is encoded by the coding sequence ATGAAAAGTTATAATTTTATTCGTCCAATAGATACAAAAGAATTTTCTGATGCAACTTCACTTTTAAAAGACTTTGAAAATAGAAAAACTACTCCCCTTGATGTAGTAGAAAAATCATTGAGAAACATTGCTGATAATCACGAAAAAATAAATGCAATGATACAGCTTTTTGCAGAAGAATCTTTACAAGAAGCTAAAAAAATCACAGAAAAAGAATCAACAAAAAAGCGAGGAAAATTAGAAGGAATTCCTATTTCACTAAAAGAACCAATAGGTGTAAAAGGACAAGAAGTAACAGGAGGCTCAATCCGAATGCCTGCCAAAATAGCTGAAAATGATGCTTTAATTGTCCAAAAATTAAAAAAAGAAGGTGCAATTATTATTGCTCGCACCAACACACCTGAATTTAGTTTTGGACACGAAACAAGAAATCCACGTTTTGGAGTTACGAATAATCCGTATTTGAAAAATTATATTCCAGGTGGTTCTTCAGGTGGAGAAAGTGCCTTGATTGCTTCAGGTGGTTCGGTTATCGGAATTGGAACAGATGTAGGGGGTTCGATTCGTTATCCTGCTCATTGTTGTGGTTTGGTTGGTTTTAAGCCTTCAGGAAAAGCAGTAAGTAAAACAGGCATTTTTCCATTTATAGAAAAAGAAGATTTTTTCTTGAATGACTGGTTGGCAGTAGGGCCAATTACGCATTCAGTCAGAGATGCAAAACTGGTTTATGAAGTAATTGCTGATAAACCTCCGACGGATAGCAGCGATTTGAGCAATGCCGAACTTATCATAAGTACAGATTTTGATGCAGAAATAAAGAATGAAACAATAACGGAAGTTTTGATAAAAGCAAAACAAAGTCTTTTAAATGACGGACTTAAACCTAGAAATATTGAAATAAAAAACATCGGAAAAATTCAATGGAATTTTGGTAAAATGATGATAAAAGCAATGAAATTAGGTTTGAAGGATTGGTTAAAAAATAATAAAAATATTGGAATTTCTGTCTTTGTAGAGTCTTTGAGAAGAGTTATTGGAGAAAAAACAGTTTCAGGCGAGATTTATTCCGTACTTTTGGCTTCTAAGTTTTTAGAACCTTCCGATAAAGAATTAGATAATAAAAAGGAAAAAGAAGAGTTATACAAAAAAATAGGAAAACAAGGAGTTTTACTTCTCCCAACTTCTGGAGATATTGCACTCAAACACAATCAGACGATGCAAATAGATATGTCGCCTTTAGTTCCAAATATTTTTTCACCAATGATTTTTACCAATGTAATGGATTTGCCTTCTATTACTATTCCTGCGTGGAAATATAGAGATAAAAAAACAGGTTTGCCTACTTCTGTGATGTTGTGCTGTCTTCCAAATAGCGAAAACTTGCTTTTTGAAACTGCATCAAAATTAGAACAAGTTTTGAACTAA
- the pbpC gene encoding penicillin-binding protein 1C has product MIKQFLKRFFKLSLKISIIGLLSTVILFFVFNYFFPFKLDISYSQLILGRKGEIIYGFLSKDDKWRFQTELNEISPTLKETILYKEDRYFYYHFGVNPFAVGRAAAKNIWTGRRTSGASTITMQVVRLLNPKSRTYFNKIIEMFRAFQLEFNYSKEEILQLYLNLIPYGGNIEGVKSASLLYFGQEPEKLSLAQITALTIVPNRPTTLGFSTNSDKDYLITTQKIIKERNKWLARFKKDDLFKTETIKDALEEPLDINFRKMSREAPHFSFFLHSKYPNQNVLETTLDRTIQQKVEQITQNYTRRLDKLGIYNAAILVVDNQTKEIRAYIGSQDFYDSLHSGQVDGVQAYRSPGSTLKPLIYGMAFDEGFLTPKQKLLDVPIDYDGYTPENFDKNFNGEVSVEVALAYSLNVPAVNTLKELSVFKMVQKLSDAGFSQIEADKHKLGLSLSLGGCGVSLEEMVGLFSAFSTKGIFKKPHYLKQNNTKTNKSSHSIAEDNFSFPLISEESAYMVSDILTKVERPDFPSDYQNSKNVPKISWKTGTSYGRRDAWSIGYNAHYTIGVWIGNFDGQSSKYLTGAQVATPLLFQLFGSVDYAATNESIKPPKTLKQRMVCSETGKVPSDFCTTLVNDFYIPTISQSDKCQHLKKIFVSNKEVKDKISYCSFCLPQDNSEYTTEYFPNIKPELTSYYLNRNLPIRSVPSHNPFCTHIFKDNNFPQITSLFENREYILDDDSTQLLLECRTASDISSVFWYVNDKFLKESKPNERVFFNPFKFIVNQGKNGKTKISCTDNKGRNTDIWIRLKRNF; this is encoded by the coding sequence ATGATAAAACAATTTCTCAAAAGATTCTTCAAACTATCTTTAAAAATCAGCATAATCGGATTACTTTCAACTGTAATTCTATTTTTTGTATTTAATTATTTTTTTCCATTCAAGTTAGATATTTCTTATTCTCAACTTATTTTGGGTAGAAAAGGTGAAATAATTTATGGTTTTTTGAGTAAAGATGATAAATGGCGTTTTCAAACAGAACTAAATGAAATTAGTCCAACACTAAAAGAAACAATTTTATACAAAGAAGACCGTTATTTTTATTATCATTTTGGCGTAAACCCTTTTGCTGTTGGGCGTGCTGCTGCCAAAAACATTTGGACTGGAAGAAGAACTTCTGGTGCTTCGACAATTACGATGCAAGTTGTAAGGCTTTTAAATCCAAAGTCAAGAACGTATTTTAATAAAATTATAGAAATGTTTAGAGCTTTTCAGTTAGAATTTAATTACTCAAAAGAAGAAATTTTACAGCTTTATCTCAATCTAATTCCGTATGGTGGAAATATTGAAGGCGTAAAATCAGCTTCTCTTTTATATTTTGGTCAAGAACCTGAAAAATTGAGTTTGGCACAAATTACAGCTCTTACTATTGTTCCAAATCGCCCGACTACGCTAGGTTTTTCTACCAATTCAGATAAAGATTATTTGATTACTACTCAAAAAATTATCAAAGAACGTAATAAATGGCTGGCTCGTTTTAAGAAAGATGATTTATTCAAAACTGAAACAATAAAAGATGCTTTAGAAGAACCTTTAGATATTAATTTTAGAAAGATGAGCCGAGAAGCACCTCATTTTTCATTTTTTCTACATTCAAAATATCCAAATCAAAATGTTTTAGAAACAACTTTAGACCGAACAATTCAACAAAAAGTAGAACAAATTACTCAAAATTATACTAGAAGATTAGATAAATTAGGCATTTATAATGCTGCTATTTTGGTTGTCGATAATCAAACAAAGGAAATTCGTGCTTATATCGGTTCGCAAGATTTTTATGATTCTTTACATAGTGGACAAGTTGATGGAGTTCAAGCCTATCGCTCTCCAGGCAGCACATTGAAGCCACTTATTTACGGAATGGCATTTGATGAAGGGTTTTTGACTCCGAAGCAAAAGTTACTTGATGTTCCGATTGATTACGATGGTTACACACCTGAAAATTTTGATAAAAATTTTAATGGAGAAGTGAGTGTAGAGGTTGCACTGGCGTATTCTCTCAATGTTCCTGCCGTAAATACGCTCAAAGAGTTGAGTGTTTTTAAGATGGTTCAAAAACTTTCTGATGCTGGTTTTTCTCAGATTGAAGCCGATAAACACAAACTAGGACTTTCTCTTTCTTTGGGTGGTTGTGGTGTTTCTTTGGAAGAAATGGTCGGTCTTTTTTCGGCTTTTTCTACAAAAGGAATTTTTAAAAAACCTCATTATTTAAAGCAAAATAATACTAAAACAAATAAAAGTAGTCATTCTATTGCAGAAGATAATTTTTCATTTCCTCTTATTTCAGAAGAATCTGCTTATATGGTTTCGGATATTCTGACAAAAGTAGAGCGTCCAGATTTTCCTTCTGATTATCAAAATAGTAAAAATGTTCCCAAAATTTCTTGGAAAACGGGTACTTCGTATGGTCGTAGAGATGCGTGGAGTATTGGCTACAATGCCCATTATACGATTGGCGTTTGGATTGGAAATTTTGATGGACAAAGTTCGAAATATTTGACAGGGGCGCAGGTAGCAACGCCACTTTTATTTCAGCTTTTTGGAAGTGTGGATTATGCAGCAACAAACGAATCTATCAAGCCACCAAAGACATTAAAACAAAGAATGGTTTGTAGTGAAACAGGAAAAGTTCCTTCTGATTTTTGTACAACTTTAGTAAATGATTTTTATATTCCAACTATTTCTCAAAGCGATAAATGTCAGCATTTGAAAAAGATATTTGTGAGTAATAAAGAAGTAAAAGACAAAATAAGTTATTGTTCTTTTTGTTTGCCACAAGATAATTCTGAGTACACAACAGAATATTTTCCCAACATAAAACCAGAACTGACTTCTTATTATTTAAATAGAAACTTGCCTATTCGAAGTGTTCCATCTCATAACCCATTTTGTACGCATATTTTTAAGGATAATAATTTTCCTCAAATTACGTCACTTTTTGAGAATAGAGAATATATTTTGGATGATGATTCGACACAGCTTTTATTAGAATGTAGAACGGCATCAGATATTAGTAGTGTTTTTTGGTATGTTAATGATAAATTTTTGAAGGAAAGCAAACCCAATGAAAGAGTGTTTTTTAATCCTTTTAAGTTTATAGTTAATCAAGGTAAAAATGGAAAAACTAAAATTTCTTGTACTGATAATAAAGGACGAAATACAGATATTTGGATTCGATTGAAGAGGAATTTTTAA
- a CDS encoding CYTH domain-containing protein gives MAQEIERKFLINKKEWQNVEKSQGNLYRQGYLLTDPNKTIRVRQTTEKAFLTIKGLSIGATRPEYEYEIPMEDAKELLDNFSVSELSKIRYEIVYENKIWEVDEFLGDNTGLIVAEIELESEDETFNIPSWIDVEVTGEDKYYNSNLTIEPYKNWRNK, from the coding sequence ATGGCACAAGAAATAGAAAGAAAATTTTTAATCAATAAAAAGGAATGGCAAAATGTGGAAAAATCACAAGGAAATCTTTACCGACAAGGTTATTTATTGACAGACCCAAACAAAACTATTAGAGTAAGACAAACCACAGAAAAAGCATTTCTGACAATTAAAGGGTTATCAATTGGTGCGACACGTCCAGAGTATGAATATGAAATTCCAATGGAGGATGCAAAAGAACTCTTAGATAATTTTTCAGTTTCTGAATTATCAAAGATTAGATACGAAATAGTGTACGAAAATAAAATTTGGGAAGTAGATGAGTTTTTAGGAGATAATACAGGACTTATAGTGGCAGAAATTGAATTGGAAAGTGAAGACGAAACATTTAATATTCCATCTTGGATTGATGTAGAAGTTACAGGAGAAGACAAATACTACAATTCAAATTTGACTATTGAGCCTTATAAGAATTGGAGAAATAAATAG